GCGCGTCAAACATCTCTTCTCTTTAAAAGTAAGAATATAAACTGAACCCAACACGAGCAGATGACTCATTGCCTAATCCATAAATGATGACAGACGTCGAGTTcattcagagtgacatcacacacaggCAGCGCTGAATGCTCAGCTCAGGTTTGAAGCAGGTATGAGAATATGTCGTACATTAAGAACGCTTTCACTAATTCtaattctatatattttttaaattaacaaaatgCAAAGGGAGGTAAAAGATCTAAATCAATATTTAGAGTGACCATTCTTCGCCTTCAAACAGCATCTTTAAGGTACATTTGTCCAAATGGGTGCATGATCATCACTGTCATATGAGCAGTCGTGTAGGAGACACCGGGTGAGGAACTGCTCAAGTCTCAGTTTCATGTCCCAGGACACCATGAAGACTGAGCTCAGGGTAACTCCCCCGTCAGCGAGGTCTCTCCCAGGCCTCAGAGCAGCTCACGCTCTGTTCATGAAGCACAAAGAAACAGGACAAAACCTTAACCTTACCAAAACCCTGGACCCAGGTACACCCTCCTATTGTCCAGAGAAGTCTGGTCACGAGGCCAAGCAACTCAACtctgcacagaaacaggaaactgCACAAAAGTGGCAGCAGGTGCTCCAAACTGAGAAGCAGAAGGCAGTTTGTTCGCTGCAGGGCTAGAAAGCGTTACCACAACGAGCGTCTGCAGGAAACAGTGAAGCACACTGCAGATGGAGATGCAATGTTAATACAAGCAGATACTTATCCATCATGCGTCAGGGAGGCGTCCGATTGGTCAATGACCCCAAGCATACAGCCAGGCTCAATAAGAATGGTCTTCAGCTTTAAGAGGAACAAGGGCTGTATccaaattgccaagtacctactcaatctttcagtaggcagtacctactatccgtgctgtatactgttagtacctactatacAGTTGGCGTGCACactaggcagatatttgttcctacttcttcagattcattcagtatggaagtgacgtcatttacgtttcccgaaccggccgcatccacccgtttttgtttttttttagctttattcaagaaactgctcatatacagtcaggtaaaaaaaaaaaaaacatatcacaatgtaaatcaagtaaaagacagataaaGTAACTAAATAACACACAATAGccttcataaagaaaagtacaaatgaatgacagtaatatacagaatataaaataaaccaataaagacgcatttaaatagtgacatcattatttaaatagagggagaaaggttttataataatgcagacatttattatattttctgttgttaattaaaagtagtgatttcagtcgggactttaactctagattaaaaattgattcaattaatccacgctcgtttgttttgatttggaggcggatgtgacgtgacgatttacgtttaattttgcacagcattgtgggtggtaaaatacaattaatttcctgaaagcatgcatctccgatccatactgcatgaaaccaagaagttagtatccatactgaaatgttcagtatactgaggtggacccaaaaaatgcatactgaaatGACCatgaaagttcagtatactaaAACTCCCTACCgaaaagtacgtactgcctactgaactgtgacaattcggaaaggacCAAGGAGTCCTGATCTCAACATTATCGAGTGTGTCTGGGATTACAGGAAGAGACAGGAAGCTGTGAGCCGGTCTACATCCTCAGAAGATCTCAGGTGAGTTCTCCAACATGTTTGGAAAACTGTGCGAGTGTACCAAGAAGAACTGAAGCGCGGTCACACCAAGCGTTAATTTGATTTCTTCAGTTCATTCACTTTGCAGTTTGTTAATTTATACAAATAGAAATACCAACACTTCTATAATTCTACAGCATTTTTTCACACCTGCCTCAAAcgtttgaacacacacacccccccccccctgcacagACCACAGACTGAACACCTTAACgtgtctttctttttattaaacagACGTGtaattaaagtgtgtgtgtgtccgcgCGCTCTGGTTTCACAGCAGGCCCAGTTTGTACTCCACCATCAGGTGAGGCTCTCCCATCATCTCGCTCTGAGCCGGATCTGTGGGAGGAGCAGACAGAGTGGGGGAGTCAGATAACATTTACAGGTTAATGATGGTCAGGTTAAGGGGGAGGGCAGAGTTTCTCACCGCTCAGGATGTCCTCAAAaccaatgacatcatcacttcCTCTGAGAGTGTCGAGAGCGAGGTGAGAGCTCTGTAGGAAGGGCAGCCGCTGGATCtgtgtaaggggggggggggttcatttaaacaggtgagacagtggAGGTCAAACAGGTAATCAGTTTGTATCAGAAACACCTGAGCTCACCTGTCGGGCTGCTCTGTACTCCATCTGAAGTTTGAGCGGAGCGTGGAGACCCTGAATGTTCCTGAGAGTCGACAAGTTCATCTTGTCCTGGTTCAGAtggaactacacacacacacacacacacacacacacacacacacacacacacacacacacacacacacacacacacacacacacacacacacacacacacacacacacacacacacacacacacacacacacacacacacacacacacaattaggGCGCACTCTacgcacgcttcacccctaaagtccagttcattgACTAGTGTAAGCGCTCTGATCCGTGTCCCAGCTCGCTACTCTTCCTCGGCCCTGGCACGCTCTGAAgatgtgcttcagcacggtacattTCATGACAGGTAAACAATATGGACAATAATACATTCATCTTGATCATTAATGATCGTACGGTTTGAAAATGTTCTGCATCCCGTTTTCAATAATACTGAGACAGCCTTAGTGTTTATAAAATACAGAGTTCACTATCAGAGTATCAGTTTGTTTCTCGGCGGTGGAAACACTCGACTACAGGTCAGAGTCCTGGGTTCAGCtctgaggtcagctgtttgCATGGAGTCAAAGTAACTGCTGTTAATGTTCCCTGTCACTCGTATATTATTAAACATGACTTCATGATAATCAGGGTCTATGAAGTTGAAGGCTCGGGTTTAAGACCTGTGACAGTCTGAAGGTGTATTAGACACACCTAAGATAAGCTGACTTAGACTCTACCAGGTGTTTTAATAAAGCCATGAGCAGAGGGTGTGCAGCTTTGTTCAGCACAGCTCAGGTTACTCACGTTTTTCTCAGACAGCTCCAGAGGGTGACTCGGGAGGAGTTCATTCTTCACGCTGCTGAAACTGAAACGAGGAGAACGACACGCTGAATACACAGAGCTACTACAGCTGCAGCAATCTAATGTTTCATACAGACAACATACAGAGaatcatttatataaataaacatgtaaatgtttAACTCACCCTCCTCTCAGGGAGTCCTGCACACCGTACGCTCCCTGCGGACACAAACCGGCCACAGGTACACTGTCCTTAAGGTGGGCGGAAACACCTCTGCTATTCTGtcagaataaaacataaataacattataagtatatttatttatcacgTTATTTACAAGATGATATTTAGCCTGGAGCTAAAACCACACAGGTAAACCTATGATACAGGTAAACGGTCCTTTAGGTGGGAGGAAAGACTTCTGCTGTTCTGTCacagttgaacatttacatgatatatttatatcacagtataaacatatttacaactttataaacatgaaaatatttaacctGAAGCTCCTGATGCTCACGGCACACAGCTAAGCAAAGCGCTAACTAGCATTAGCTTCAGTGACTCGTCACTTTTAAAGATATCAGAGGATAAACGGGCAGAACAAATACTCAACTGTGGTTTAAATAAAGCTGGgtacatccacacacacacaacaaagggATGATAACATATGCTAGAACTGTTGATTAAATTAAGATTTCAAAGATTTAAACCCACCATCTTGATGCGCTTCTTCCACTTTCTGTTACAAACTGCTCAATATTCGGTTGGGTCGCATTTCATGACGACACATCCGGTGTAGCCACAGTCTTCTTCGTGGGTTGAAGGCATAGGTTACCAACACCAACCGCTGTACATTTCGATCAATTCGTAAATCCGTGTTCGGTGCGTTTACTCTGTATTAAAcggaaaaaacacattcacaccgTAAAACAACCGAATATTAGCCTAATAACGAGGTGAACTGAACTTTATAGGAGATTAGATAGATATAGCTATAGATATAGGAGTTTAACCCTCATTTTTTGTAACGGGggtatagctcagtggtagagcatttgactgcagatcaagaggtccccGGTTCAAATCCGGGTGCCCCCTCTTTTCCTCCAAACAATATACTCTACACACActtatgtttttatgtaataACGGGTTATGTTACTTTAATTCATACTGTTTATTGAAATGTAAGGGTTTATCATTAAGTTTTGTTGCAGTCATATAAAACAGCTGAAGATCTAAAGAACCTGATCCACATATAACCTCCGACTGCAGCAACCTGAACATGTCGAATAAGACTGAACATATTAATAATACTtcttcaatacaaacaaaaacaatattcattaatgtgtgtgtctgtaaaatATTAACAGTCAGCAAATCTTAAGAGAAATAataaagagacatcagtatgtgtgtgagtgtgtgtgtatgtgggcttgtgtgtgtgtgtgtgtgtgtgtgtgtgtgtgtgtgtgtgtgtgtgtgtgtgtgtaaaaggtTTAACTTCCATCGTAAGCAGCATTTGACCTCagagtttatttgtttgtccAATTTGAAGGTAGAATCAAATGTCACGCCAAGATGCAACAGGTTTAAAATAAGAAGACAGTGAGTTTTTTACAGGTTAAGCTGGTGGAGTCAGGGGGGGCGAACAGAACGACCTCaactttttgttctgtttttaaagatttgtgcCATCcagtctttgatttttttgagtCGAGTAGTGTTTGCAGGGAGCGTGGGTTAAAAACAGTGGAAGGATAAACCGTGCTTCCTTATGAGGccacccagcagcagcagggaaaaCTGAGCCCTGAGGAAACCCACAGGTGACGGCGGCCCAGGGGGACACGATATCT
This is a stretch of genomic DNA from Labrus bergylta chromosome 20, fLabBer1.1, whole genome shotgun sequence. It encodes these proteins:
- the pomp gene encoding proteasome maturation protein, whose amino-acid sequence is MNSRGVSAHLKDSVPVAGLCPQGAYGVQDSLRGGFSSVKNELLPSHPLELSEKNFHLNQDKMNLSTLRNIQGLHAPLKLQMEYRAARQIQRLPFLQSSHLALDTLRGSDDVIGFEDILSDPAQSEMMGEPHLMVEYKLGLL